From the genome of Chanos chanos chromosome 5, fChaCha1.1, whole genome shotgun sequence, one region includes:
- the LOC115812339 gene encoding phospholipid phosphatase 3-like: MQRLLCEKAMATETRNGSTSPLNNNIDSKDNSRNRLLIVCLDFFCLFLAGLPFLIIESSVIKPYHRGFYCNDESIKYPAKNGDTISDAVLSAAGILIVILSITIGESYRIHYLHEGSKAFVRNPYISALYKQAGVFLFGCAVSQSFTDIAKVSVGRLRPHFLDVCKPDFSTINCSLGYITEYRCTGAESRVQEARKSFFSGHASFSMYTMLYLAFYLRSRFTWRGARLLRPLLQFTLLMLAFYTGLSRVSDHKHHPGDVLAGFVQGAVVAYCIVFYVSDLFKSKIRCSPLPANTIKKEVLPSADIRERSNHLNLP, from the exons ATGCAACGCTTACTGTGTGAGAAAGCGATGGCAACGGAGACGAGAAATGGGAGTACTTCTCCGTTAAATAACAACATAGACAGCAAGGACAACAGCCGAAATAGACTACTTATTGTATGTTTGGATTTTTTCTGCTTATTTCTGG CTGGCCTACCGTTCCTAATTATCGAGTCTAGCGTTATCAAACCCTACCACCGTGGCTTTTATTGCAACGATGAATCCATCAAGTATCCTGCCAAAAATGGAGACACTATTAGTGATGCTGTTCTCTCAGCCGCTGGAATTCTCATCGTCATCctctct ATCACTATAGGAGAAAGCTATCGAATCCACTACCTGCATGAGGGCTCCAAGGCCTTCGTCAGGAACCCCTACATCTCTGCCCTGTACAAACAAGCAGGCGTGTTCCTGTTTGGCTGTGCCGTCAGCCAGTCATTCACAGATATTGCGAAAGTATCTGTCGGCCGACTCAGACCTCACTTTCTGGACGTGTGCAAACCTGATTTCTCCACCATCAACTGCTCCCTGGGTTACATCACTGAGTACAGGTGCACAGGAGCAGAAAGCAGAGTCCAGGAAGCTAG GAAGTCCTTTTTCTCAGGCCATGCGTCATTCTCCATGTACACTATGCTCTACCTGGCA TTCTATCTGCGTTCGCGTTTCACCTGGCGTGGTGCTCGCCTGCTGCGACCACTCCTGCAGTTCACCCTGCTCATGCTGGCCTTCTACACGGGCCTGTCCCGCGTCTCTGACCACAAGCACCACCCTGGAGACGTGCTGGCGGGATTTGTCCAGGGAGCCGTGGTGGCATACTGCATC GTCTTTTACGTGTCTGACCTTTTCAAGTCAAAAATCAGATGCTCCCCCTTGCCAGCAAATACCATTAAAAAAGAGGTCCTGCCCTCAGCAGACATCAGGGAGCGGAGTAATCATCTTAACTTACCATAG